GAGACGGTGAAGGCTTTAAAGGATTTGGTGGCCTTTGTGTTTTGAGATTTCTTATGGAACTCGACCAACTTCTTTTCAGCAAAATTTCCTCCTTCTACCGGCGTCTTCGTGCGCCCAAAGTTGAGGCGAAACTTGAGGCTCAAACAGTGAGATTGGAAGAACTGAGAGCTCCGCTTTGTCTCTTGAGCAAAGTGCTGACTGGGAGACCTATTGAAATTACGGCCGCGGAGGAAGAAGGAGGATGGCGAGACGATGTATTTTTTCTTCCTTGCAGTTTTTCATTGGGCTCTTCTCGGGAAGAGAATGAAAGCTATTACCTGTTTCGCGTGGCTTATTTAGCCATGCAAAAACAATTGGCTTACAATTTTCCAGATCATCAATCCTTTTCCCTCGAAGAAGCTCGCCGGCAGGCGCAGGCAACGAGCGGCTTTGTGCTACAACAACTTTTTAAGGAATACCCTTCCCTTAAAAACATTTATCAAGCTCTCCAGACTGCACTTCAAGATAATCTCCATTATTTATGGGGGCACTGGATGAGTTCTAAGGCTGTTTCTAGCGCCGTAGAAAAAAAAGAACCCCCCGCAGAAAAGATTTCTTTCCCAACTGAAATTTTGACCGAATTGAAATCCAAACCTCGAGAAGAAGTGGAAGTTTTGGAACTGAATCAAAAAGCAATGGAAGATTACAGCCTAGGGCACAGCTTCGAAAAAGTGGAAACCTTGGAAGAATTCAAAGGCAATTGGAGAGATTGCGATGGAAGTGATGATTTGCAAGCTCACGCCGAGGCCTTGAATGAGCTTGATCTGCGCCAGCTGCTTCGTGTGGATCAGACCACTCACTCTATGCTCCAGGCCGATTTTTTATCGCTAGGGGCCCTGAGTGAAAGCAAGGAAATATCCAGGGAGGCTTACTTTGAAACTTATGACGAATGGAATTATCAAAAACGAGAATATCGTAAAAATTTCTGTAAAGTTTTCCCTCAAAAATTTACAAAAACTAATCCGCCTCTCAGAGAAAAAGTCTTGCAAGATTATGGGATAACCCTGAAA
The Deltaproteobacteria bacterium DNA segment above includes these coding regions:
- a CDS encoding VWA domain-containing protein, whose protein sequence is MELDQLLFSKISSFYRRLRAPKVEAKLEAQTVRLEELRAPLCLLSKVLTGRPIEITAAEEEGGWRDDVFFLPCSFSLGSSREENESYYLFRVAYLAMQKQLAYNFPDHQSFSLEEARRQAQATSGFVLQQLFKEYPSLKNIYQALQTALQDNLHYLWGHWMSSKAVSSAVEKKEPPAEKISFPTEILTELKSKPREEVEVLELNQKAMEDYSLGHSFEKVETLEEFKGNWRDCDGSDDLQAHAEALNELDLRQLLRVDQTTHSMLQADFLSLGALSESKEISREAYFETYDEWNYQKREYRKNFCKVFPQKFTKTNPPLREKVLQDYGITLKQLKKKFSSLWTERELHKRQSEGVEIDLDALVENYADRAAGKTPSEKVYLNSRKTQRDIALILLIDRSLSTDSFTQNQRILEVEKNSVFLFSELLYEAGDPFQIDAFSSQTRNHCDYLTLKSFQDSWNQAQGRLAALDTLGYTRIGPALRHASKILQGLKAKRKWILLLSDAKPNDYDRYEGEYGIQDVRQAIREMNQKSIQLYALAVESQARHYLPRMLGQNNFKILPRPELLPRALGEFYCRLKVC